From a single Deltaproteobacteria bacterium IMCC39524 genomic region:
- a CDS encoding ethylbenzene dehydrogenase-related protein translates to MWCFGKLLVCSVMVCLFPLLGVAAAELEIPSVKVQTAPEVDGAGQDAVWAMVKPVTVKDSASGTNILIRSVYTEDQVFFLVQFPDSAENFLHKPWVWNAVEKKYESGLHREDTFVFKWNMMDHDVNLSNFSDDDYRADIWYWKANRTNPAGYADDKSQVLASQPIKKSTELTSTSGKARHLGRYSDAGKAAYKELKTLTEYQGDLVDRYPASTPEGSRADVHAKGTWKGGFRTVEYARALNTGHDDDLQFEPASGKDYLFGVSIFSLYGRPHVENSPNFYGRGRISEPLRLKFQ, encoded by the coding sequence ATGTGGTGTTTCGGAAAGCTTCTGGTTTGTTCTGTTATGGTTTGCCTCTTCCCTCTGTTGGGAGTGGCTGCTGCCGAACTTGAAATTCCATCAGTGAAGGTTCAAACAGCTCCTGAGGTTGATGGCGCTGGCCAGGATGCTGTATGGGCAATGGTGAAGCCGGTAACAGTTAAAGATTCCGCCTCGGGAACAAATATTTTGATTCGTTCTGTTTATACTGAAGACCAGGTTTTTTTTCTGGTGCAATTCCCCGATTCAGCAGAGAATTTTTTGCACAAGCCCTGGGTTTGGAACGCTGTCGAGAAAAAATATGAATCAGGTTTACATCGTGAGGATACCTTCGTATTCAAGTGGAATATGATGGATCATGATGTAAATTTGTCCAATTTTTCTGATGACGATTATCGAGCAGATATCTGGTATTGGAAAGCGAATCGAACCAATCCTGCCGGTTATGCTGACGATAAGTCCCAGGTTCTAGCATCACAGCCCATCAAGAAATCGACTGAATTAACCAGCACGAGTGGCAAAGCACGCCATCTGGGTCGTTACAGCGATGCCGGCAAGGCTGCCTACAAAGAACTTAAAACGCTCACCGAGTACCAAGGTGACCTGGTGGATCGTTATCCAGCCTCCACGCCTGAAGGAAGCCGGGCTGATGTGCATGCCAAGGGTACCTGGAAGGGTGGTTTTCGTACGGTTGAATATGCCCGTGCTTTGAATACTGGTCATGACGATGACTTGCAGTTTGAGCCAGCCTCGGGCAAAGATTACCTGTTCGGTGTTTCGATTTTCAGTCTCTACGGCAGGCCTCATGTTGAGAACAGCCCTAACTTCTATGGCCGTGGCAGAATTTCAGAGCCTTTGCGTTTGAAGTTTCAGTAA
- the recQ gene encoding DNA helicase RecQ — MSSQVSSGQTLHEVFGYSEFRPQQGEIVEALIAGQDAFVLMPTGGGKSLCYQIPALHRDGVAIVVSPLISLMKDQVDALVANGVRAAFYNSSLKAEESRQVLAQLHAGELDLLYVAPERLLSDGFLDRLRSMTVALFAIDEAHCVSQWGHDFRPEYVQLGQLRKHFPEVPMIGLTATADPQTRKDVLQRLGLVHAQCFISGFDRPNIRYTVVEKKKPFDQLLEFLADHQQEAGIIYALSRKRVEEVAERLAATGLQARAYHAGLGDKERKKVQEMFLRDDIQIVVATVAFGMGIDKPNVRFVVHYDLPKNIESYYQETGRSGRDSLPAEALLLFGYGDIAISRGLIEKSNNTEQKRIELHKLQAMVGFGEAQTCRRKVLLGYFGERLAEDCGNCDVCLNPPETYDATVDAQKALSCVFRVGQRFGVGHVVDVLRGAQTQRVLDLGHEKLSTYGIGAEKVADAWSSLIRQLIHRGYLVQDVASYSVLKLTEAARPLLRGEEQLVLAKPRIRVKTLQKKGRAQVGDFDYDDELFDVLRIRRKRLADEAGVPPYVIFGDATLAEMATKMPTDEAALLEINGVGKHKLKRFGNEFIDEIIGYMCR; from the coding sequence ATGTCATCTCAAGTAAGTTCTGGCCAGACCCTGCACGAGGTCTTCGGCTACAGTGAATTCCGGCCCCAGCAGGGCGAGATTGTCGAAGCTCTGATCGCCGGTCAGGATGCTTTTGTCCTGATGCCGACCGGTGGCGGCAAGTCACTCTGCTACCAGATTCCTGCCCTGCATCGCGATGGCGTCGCCATTGTCGTCTCTCCCCTGATTTCTTTGATGAAAGACCAGGTTGACGCCCTGGTTGCCAACGGTGTGCGTGCCGCCTTTTACAACTCTTCACTCAAGGCGGAAGAGTCGCGCCAGGTGCTGGCTCAGCTGCACGCCGGAGAGCTTGATCTGCTTTACGTGGCACCGGAGCGCCTTCTCAGTGACGGTTTCCTCGATCGGCTCAGAAGTATGACAGTCGCTCTCTTTGCCATTGATGAAGCCCACTGTGTCTCCCAGTGGGGGCACGATTTCCGGCCTGAATATGTTCAGCTGGGTCAATTGCGCAAACACTTCCCCGAAGTGCCGATGATCGGTCTGACCGCGACGGCTGATCCGCAAACCCGCAAGGATGTCTTGCAGCGACTGGGCCTAGTGCATGCGCAGTGTTTTATCAGCGGTTTTGATCGGCCGAATATCCGTTACACGGTGGTCGAAAAGAAGAAACCTTTTGATCAGCTGTTAGAGTTTCTTGCAGACCATCAGCAGGAAGCCGGCATTATCTATGCTCTCTCGCGCAAACGGGTTGAAGAGGTGGCCGAGCGTCTGGCGGCGACCGGTCTCCAGGCGCGTGCCTATCATGCCGGTCTGGGTGACAAGGAGCGCAAGAAAGTCCAGGAGATGTTCTTGCGTGATGATATCCAGATTGTCGTGGCGACGGTCGCTTTCGGCATGGGAATCGACAAGCCGAATGTGCGCTTTGTCGTGCATTATGACCTGCCGAAAAATATCGAAAGCTATTACCAGGAAACCGGCCGCTCCGGGCGTGACAGCCTGCCCGCAGAGGCCTTGCTACTGTTTGGTTATGGCGATATCGCCATTAGTCGCGGCTTGATTGAGAAGAGCAACAACACGGAGCAGAAACGTATCGAACTGCATAAGTTGCAGGCGATGGTCGGCTTCGGTGAAGCCCAGACCTGCCGGCGCAAGGTGCTACTCGGTTATTTTGGTGAGCGGCTTGCAGAGGATTGCGGAAACTGTGATGTTTGCCTTAACCCACCGGAAACCTACGACGCCACGGTCGATGCACAGAAAGCGCTCTCCTGTGTCTTCCGGGTCGGCCAGAGGTTCGGTGTCGGTCACGTGGTCGATGTGTTGCGAGGAGCCCAGACCCAGAGGGTTCTTGATCTGGGGCACGAGAAACTCTCTACCTACGGTATAGGTGCGGAGAAAGTCGCTGATGCCTGGAGCAGCCTGATTCGTCAACTGATTCACCGCGGTTACCTGGTGCAGGATGTAGCCAGTTACTCTGTGTTGAAATTAACCGAAGCGGCACGACCGTTACTGCGCGGCGAAGAACAGTTAGTCCTGGCCAAACCGCGCATTCGGGTCAAGACTCTGCAGAAGAAAGGGCGAGCGCAGGTCGGTGACTTTGATTACGATGATGAGCTCTTCGACGTCTTGCGAATTCGTCGCAAACGTCTGGCCGATGAAGCTGGCGTGCCGCCCTATGTGATCTTTGGTGACGCGACCCTTGCCGAGATGGCGACTAAAATGCCGACCGATGAAGCTGCCTTGCTGGAGATCAATGGAGTCGGCAAGCATAAGTTGAAACGCTTCGGTAATGAATTCATTGACGAGATTATCGGTTATATGTGCCGTTAA
- the radA gene encoding DNA repair protein RadA, which yields MKQKTIYSCQQCGLQSPKWLGKCPDCGQWNSLVEETVTVAKKGGKIVPLRSESNPVRLAEVSSTDEDRLHCGIAEFDRVLGGGVVPGSFTLIGGDPGIGKSTLLLQAAGRWTKAGPVLYVTAEESTRQVKLRAGRLGVVAEDLYLLAETSLEGVLERVRELKPAFLVVDSIQTVFTAALESAPGSVSQVRECAARLMHLAKGEDIPTFIVGHVTKDGSIAGPRMLEHMVDTVLYFEGDAGHPYRILRAVKNRFGSTNEIGVFEMKDAGLSEVPNPSELFLAERPEDAAGSVVVSAIEGTRPILVELQALVSGTAQGNPRRTTMGIDSNRVSLLVAVLEKKVGYSLLAQDIFVNVAGGVRLAEPAVDLGVVAALASSHLNRPIDERTVLFGEVGLTGEVRAVSRPEMRVNEAARLGFNCCLLPAGNLKNLEKPKGIKLIGVRSAAEAMEYLFN from the coding sequence TTGAAACAGAAGACCATCTACAGCTGTCAGCAGTGCGGGTTACAAAGCCCCAAGTGGCTCGGTAAATGCCCCGATTGCGGCCAATGGAACTCCCTGGTTGAAGAGACTGTGACCGTCGCCAAAAAGGGCGGCAAGATCGTTCCTCTGCGCTCAGAAAGCAACCCGGTACGTCTTGCCGAGGTCTCTTCGACTGACGAAGATCGTTTGCATTGCGGCATTGCTGAATTTGACCGCGTCCTCGGTGGCGGTGTTGTGCCCGGCTCATTCACCCTGATCGGTGGCGACCCCGGTATCGGCAAGTCAACCTTGCTGCTGCAGGCGGCCGGACGCTGGACCAAGGCAGGCCCTGTTCTTTACGTGACCGCAGAAGAGTCGACCCGCCAGGTCAAGCTACGTGCGGGGCGTCTTGGCGTGGTGGCGGAAGACCTCTACCTGCTTGCAGAGACTTCACTGGAAGGCGTGCTTGAACGGGTCAGAGAGCTTAAACCGGCTTTTCTGGTGGTCGATTCGATCCAGACGGTTTTTACGGCGGCCCTGGAATCGGCTCCGGGCAGCGTCAGTCAGGTCCGCGAGTGCGCTGCTCGGCTGATGCATCTGGCCAAAGGGGAAGATATCCCGACCTTCATTGTTGGACATGTGACCAAAGACGGTTCGATTGCAGGACCGCGTATGCTCGAACATATGGTCGATACGGTGCTTTATTTCGAAGGTGATGCCGGACACCCTTACCGGATCCTGCGTGCGGTGAAAAACCGCTTTGGCTCAACCAACGAGATCGGTGTTTTTGAAATGAAGGACGCCGGCTTGAGCGAGGTGCCGAATCCTTCGGAGCTGTTCCTGGCGGAACGCCCGGAAGATGCCGCCGGAAGTGTCGTTGTTTCTGCCATTGAAGGGACACGGCCGATCCTGGTGGAGTTGCAGGCGCTGGTCTCTGGTACTGCCCAAGGTAATCCACGGCGTACGACGATGGGCATAGATTCCAACCGGGTGTCGCTGTTGGTGGCGGTGCTGGAAAAGAAGGTTGGTTACTCTCTGTTGGCTCAGGATATTTTTGTTAATGTTGCCGGAGGGGTGCGACTTGCCGAGCCTGCTGTCGATCTTGGTGTGGTTGCTGCCCTGGCTTCGAGCCATCTTAATCGGCCGATTGATGAGCGCACCGTGTTGTTTGGCGAAGTTGGCTTGACCGGGGAGGTGCGTGCCGTCTCCCGTCCGGAGATGCGGGTGAATGAAGCGGCCCGGCTCGGTTTCAACTGTTGTCTGCTGCCGGCAGGCAACCTGAAAAACCTCGAGAAGCCAAAAGGAATCAAATTGATCGGGGTACGCAGTGCCGCTGAGGCAATGGAATATCTGTTTAACTAA
- a CDS encoding PilZ domain-containing protein, whose protein sequence is MGPDEKRVAERVHVEIPLHIGQEELVTRDVSRAGIYFLSEGLFAKGKILQFSLSFDYTLPGAPIRLSCLGEVVRVEPHNRKYGIAAKIKDLKFIN, encoded by the coding sequence ATGGGTCCTGATGAAAAAAGGGTTGCAGAGCGCGTCCATGTTGAAATTCCACTTCACATCGGTCAGGAGGAGTTGGTCACTCGCGATGTCAGCCGGGCAGGTATTTATTTCTTGTCTGAGGGTCTCTTTGCTAAGGGGAAGATACTGCAATTTTCACTGTCTTTCGATTACACCTTACCGGGAGCGCCAATCCGGTTGAGTTGTCTGGGGGAGGTTGTGCGTGTTGAACCGCATAACAGGAAATACGGGATTGCTGCAAAGATAAAGGACCTTAAGTTTATCAATTAG